The following are encoded in a window of Planctomycetia bacterium genomic DNA:
- a CDS encoding nucleoside hydrolase, translating to MARKVVIDLDPGIDDAVALVMALFDPRLEVIAVTAVAGNVPAEQSTRNLQSLIELLDPPRWPRLGAAAVDDSPVVDGRHLHGANGLADAEFACAELHHVAAADKVISDAIRSAPNEVTVVTLGPLTNLARTLQRDPGLINILGQAVISGGAIIVPGNVTPAAEFNFHANPLAARQVLRLPFTKTLVPLNITRQVMLGFDFLEQMPAGDSKAGDLLHRILPYAFRSFRRAYGLEGIYLADAVTLLAAADPSAFSTEMMAIDVEIQGELTLGATVADLRSARQWRANTGVVTEIDRVQTTDAIVRCLERAGKAG from the coding sequence ATGGCTAGGAAGGTGGTCATCGATCTGGACCCAGGCATCGACGACGCCGTGGCGCTGGTGATGGCGTTGTTCGATCCCAGGCTCGAAGTGATCGCGGTCACCGCGGTCGCGGGCAATGTTCCGGCGGAGCAATCAACCCGGAATTTGCAATCGCTGATCGAACTGCTCGATCCGCCGCGCTGGCCTCGTTTGGGCGCTGCTGCCGTGGACGACTCCCCGGTGGTCGACGGCCGGCATCTGCATGGCGCCAATGGTTTGGCCGACGCGGAATTCGCCTGCGCCGAACTGCATCACGTCGCCGCGGCGGACAAGGTCATTTCCGACGCGATCCGCTCCGCCCCGAACGAAGTGACCGTCGTCACGCTGGGTCCGCTCACCAATCTGGCCCGTACGTTGCAACGCGACCCCGGGCTGATCAATATCCTGGGCCAGGCGGTGATCTCTGGCGGCGCGATCATCGTGCCCGGCAACGTCACGCCGGCGGCGGAGTTCAACTTCCACGCAAATCCGTTGGCCGCGCGCCAGGTGCTGCGGCTGCCGTTCACCAAGACGCTGGTGCCGCTGAATATCACCCGACAAGTCATGCTGGGCTTCGATTTCCTGGAACAAATGCCTGCTGGCGACAGCAAGGCCGGCGACCTGCTGCATCGCATTTTGCCGTATGCGTTCCGTTCATTTCGCCGTGCGTACGGCTTGGAAGGCATCTACCTGGCCGACGCCGTCACCTTGCTGGCCGCGGCGGATCCGAGCGCATTTTCCACGGAAATGATGGCCATCGACGTGGAAATTCAAGGCGAACTCACGCTCGGCGCGACCGTGGCCGACTTGCGTTCCGCCAGGCAATGGCGGGCGAACACCGGCGTCGTCACAGAGATCGATCGCGTGCAGACGACCGACGCGATCGTGCGCTGCCTGGAGCGCGCCGGCAAGGCGGGTTAG